A window of Elusimicrobiota bacterium genomic DNA:
AAGTCGCGAGGATGCCGATGACGAACCAGACGGGCACGCCCAACGCGATGCAGGACAGGTAGCGCCGCACGCGGTCCGGGGTCGAGAACAGCATGAAGAAGTCGCCGCGGCGCACGTCCTTGGCCTTCATCACCTTGTCGAAGATCCCGGACTCGTAGACGCCGACGCGCAGCGTCAGCAGGGCCAGGCCCATCCCGCCGCCGATGAAGTAGGCGTTGCGCCAGCCGAACCAGTCGCCGACCAGCCCGGCCACGACGCCGCCCGCGATGCCGACTCCGGCCACGATCATCGTGCCGTAGCCGCGCGTCTCCTTGGGCATCAGCTCGCAGACGAGCGTGATGCCGGCGCCCAGCTCGCCCGCCAGGCCGACGCCGGCGATGAAGCGCCAGGCGGCGTACGCCGGCACCGAGTGCACGAAGCCGTTGGCGATGTTGGCGACCGAGTACATCGCGATCGAGCCGAACAGGACCGAGAGGCGGCCCTTCTTGTCGCCCAAGATGCCCCACAGCAGGCCTCCGAGCAGCATGCCCGCCATCTGCATGTTGATCAGCAGGAGCCCGGTGTCGAGCATGGCCTCGGGAGCGACGCCGATGTCCTTGAGGCTCGCGACGCGCACGATGCTGAACAGGATCAGGTCGTAGATGTCGACGAAGTAGCCGAGGGCGGCGAGGAGGACGGCGGCGATCGCGTTCTTCTTCGAGGCGGCGTCGTTCATGGTCAGCATCATAGAAAAGTTCCGACCCTTTGCTACAATTCCTACATGACCATCCCCCCCTCGGTGCGTCGTCTCGGACGAGTCTGGGCCCTTTTCGCGGCGTGCGGCTTGTTCGGCGCCATGACCACCGTCGCCTTCTCGGCCGCCGTGCCCAAGGATAAAGTCGAGGTCTCCACGGCGTCGGCTCCGTCGCAGGCCGATCAAATCCGCGCGCAGATGGACGCGCGCAAGGCGGCGGAGGCGCCCAGCACGGTCCTCGAGCGCTCCACGTCCTTCATAGGCCTGTTCGCCCTCGTCGGCCTGTGCTGGCTGATGTCCACCGACCGGAAGAAGATCAACTGGAAGCTCGTCGCCTGGGGCATGGCCCTGCAGCTCTTCTTCGGGATCATCGTCCTCAAGACCGCGCCGGGCCTCTGGTTCTTCGAAAGGCTCAACGACGGCACGATGGCGCTGCTCGGCTTCACCAACGAGGGCACGAAGTTCCTGTTCGGCTCCTTCATCACCGGGAAGATAGAAGCGCCGATGATCAACTTCGCCTTCAACGTCCTGCCCACCATCATCTTCGTCTCCGCGCTGATGACCGTCGGCTACCACATCGGCCTCATGCAGTGGATCGTCGACGTCTTCGCGATCGTCATGTACAAGACGATGAAGACCTCCGGCGCCGAGACCCTGTCGACCGCCGCGAACATCTTCGTCGGCCAGACCGAGGCCCCGCTCGTGGTCAAACCGTACGTCGCGGACATGACCAACTCCGAGCTGCTGGCCGTGATGGCCGGCGGCTTCGCCAACACCGCGGGCGGCGTGCTCGCGGCCTACGTGGGCATGCTGCACCCCTACTTCCCCGACATCGCCGGCCACCTGATCGCCCAGTCCGTCATGTCGGCGCCCGCCGCGCTCGTGTGCGCCAAGATCGCGATGCCCGAGACGGGCACGCCCAAGACCCTCGGCCACGTCAAGATGAGCCGGGACAAGATCGACGCGAACGCGATCGACGCGGCCGCGCGCGGCGCCTCGGAGGGGTTGGGTTTGGCGTTCAATGTCGCGGCCATGCTGTTAGCCTTCATCGCCTTGATCGCGATGCTCAACGCCCTGCTCAAGACCGCCGGCGGCTGGGCGGGCTTCCCCCAGGTCAGCCTCGAGAACCTGCTCGCCGTGCTCGGC
This region includes:
- a CDS encoding MFS transporter translates to MLTMNDAASKKNAIAAVLLAALGYFVDIYDLILFSIVRVASLKDIGVAPEAMLDTGLLLINMQMAGMLLGGLLWGILGDKKGRLSVLFGSIAMYSVANIANGFVHSVPAYAAWRFIAGVGLAGELGAGITLVCELMPKETRGYGTMIVAGVGIAGGVVAGLVGDWFGWRNAYFIGGGMGLALLTLRVGVYESGIFDKVMKAKDVRRGDFFMLFSTPDRVRRYLSCIALGVPVWFVIGILATFAPEFGKALEMPELPTGSRAVMWLYAGCALGDFASGGLSQFLRSRKKAALTFVVATAVTCAVYLNLRGASLTPFYLTCGALGFFSGYWAVFVTIASEQFGTNIRATATTTVPNFVRGSLVGVSFLFQMLKPGQGIIGSAAIVGALCFALALLSLIGLRETFGKDLDYLEPHM
- a CDS encoding NupC/NupG family nucleoside CNT transporter gives rise to the protein MDARKAAEAPSTVLERSTSFIGLFALVGLCWLMSTDRKKINWKLVAWGMALQLFFGIIVLKTAPGLWFFERLNDGTMALLGFTNEGTKFLFGSFITGKIEAPMINFAFNVLPTIIFVSALMTVGYHIGLMQWIVDVFAIVMYKTMKTSGAETLSTAANIFVGQTEAPLVVKPYVADMTNSELLAVMAGGFANTAGGVLAAYVGMLHPYFPDIAGHLIAQSVMSAPAALVCAKIAMPETGTPKTLGHVKMSRDKIDANAIDAAARGASEGLGLAFNVAAMLLAFIALIAMLNALLKTAGGWAGFPQVSLENLLAVLGWPLAFLMGVPTQDCWTVGKLIGVKTVLNEFVAYLQLTDILKSGAPLSHRSVIIVSYALSGFANFSSIAIQIGGISGIAPTRRHDLAKLGLKAMVVGAIATFMTANIAGILIP